The following are encoded in a window of Heteronotia binoei isolate CCM8104 ecotype False Entrance Well chromosome 9, APGP_CSIRO_Hbin_v1, whole genome shotgun sequence genomic DNA:
- the LOC132576953 gene encoding SNW domain-containing protein 1-like, translating to MALTSFLPAPTQLSQDQLELEERARSQRVRQTALVSSRREPPPYGYRKGWIPRMLEDFGDGGAFPEIHVAQYPLDMGRKKKMSNALAVQVDAEGKIKYDAIARQGQSKDKVIYSKYTDLVPKEVMNVDDPELQRPDEEAVRELTEKTRSALEKSVSQKIAAAMPVRAADKLAPAQYIRYTPSQQGVAFNSGAKQRVIRMVEMQKDPMEPPRFKINKKIPRGPPSPPAPVMHSPSRKMTVKEQQEWKIPPCISNWKNAKGYTIPLDKRLAADGRGLQTVHINENFAKLAEALYIADRKAREAVEMRAQVERKMAQKEKEKHEEKLREMAQKARERRAGIKTHVEKEDGEAGERDEIRHDRRKDRQHDRNLSRAAPDKRSKLQRNENRDISEVIALGVPNPRTSNEVQYDQRLFNQSKGMDSGFAGGEDEIYNVYDQPWRSGKDMAQNIYRPSKNVDKDMYGDDLEARIKSTNRFVPDKEFSGSDRRQRGREGPVQFEEDPFGLDKFLEEAKQHGGSKRPSDSSRPKEHEHEGKKRRKE from the coding sequence ATGGCGCTGACCAGTTTTTTACCAGCACCAACTCAGCTATCTCAGGACCAGTTAGAATTGGAAGAACGGGCACGATCCCAAAGGGTGAGACAGACTGCATTGGTATCATCACGAAGGGAGCCTCCCCCTTACGGTTATCGAAAAGGATGGATACCGCGAATGCTGGAGGATTTTGGAGATGGGGGCGCTTTCCCGGAAATCCATGTTGCTCAGTATCCCCTGGATATGGGCCGAAAGAAGAAAATGTCCAATGCATTAGCTGTTCAAGTGGATGCggaaggaaaaataaaatacGATGCTATAGCTCGGCAGGGACAGTCAAAAGACAAGGTCATTTACAGCAAATACACAGACCTTGTTCCAAAGGAAGTTATGAACGTTGATGACCCTGAGTTGCAAAGGCCTGATGAGGAAGCCGTCAGAGAGCTCACAGAAAAGACTCGATCAGCCTTGGAAAAATCTGTCTCCCAGAAAATTGCAGCAGCCATGCCAGTCCGCGCAGCTGATAAACTAGCTCCAGCTCAGTACATCCGGTACACGCCATCACAACAGGGTGTGGCCTTCAACTCTGGTGCAAAGCAGAGAGTTATTAGAATGGTGGAAATGCAGAAGGATCCCATGGAACCACCAAGATTCAAGATTAACAAGAAAATCCCTCGTGGACCACCGTCTCCTCCAGCACCTGTAATGCACTCTCCCAGCAGAAAGATGACTGTGAAGGAGCAACAAGAATGGAAGATCCCTCCCTGTATTTCAAACTGGAAAAATGCAAAGGGTTACACCATTCCACTAGACAAACGTCTGGCTGCAGATGGCAGAGGACTGCAGACTGTTCACATTAATGAAAACTTTGCCAAGTTGGCTGAGGCTCTCTACATTGCTGACAGAAAGGCTCGTGAAGCTGTGGAGATGAGAGCCCAGGTGGAAAGGAAGATGGcccagaaagaaaaagagaaacacGAAGAGAAACTCCGTGAAATGGCCCAGAAAGCCAGGGAGCGAAGAGCTGGAATAAAAACTCATGTGGAGAAAGAGGATGGAGAAGCTGGAGAACGTGATGAAATCAGACACGACAGGCGGAAAGATAGACAACATGACCGGAATCTTTCCAGAGCAGCCCCTGACAAGAGATCAAAGTTGCAAAGGAATGAAAACAGAGATATTAGTGAAGTTATTGCCTTGGGTGTTCCTAATCCTCGGACATCCAATGAGGTCCAATATGATCAGAGGCTCTTCAACCAGAGCAAGGGTATGGACAGTGGctttgctggaggagaagatgaaATTTACAATGTCTATGATCAGCCTTGGAGAAGTGGTAAAGACATGGCTCAGAATATCTACAGACCCAGTAAAAATGTAGATAAGGACATGTATGGTGATGATTTGGAGGCACGAATAAAATCTACAAACAGGTTTGTTCCTGACAAAGAATTTTCTGGCTCAGACCGCAGACAAAGAGGTAGAGAAGGACCAGTTCAGTTTGAGGAAGATCCTTTTGGCCTGGACAAATTCTTGGAGGAAGCCAAACAGCATGGGGGTTCGAAAAGGCCTTCTGACAGCAGCCGTCCTAAAGAACATGAGCATGAAGgcaagaagagaaggaaagagtAA
- the SGCB gene encoding beta-sarcoglycan, which yields MAATAAAAATASEQQSSNGPVKKSMREKAVERRNVNKEHNSNFKAGYIPIDEDRLHKTGLRGRKGNLAICVIILLFILAVINLIITLIIWAVIRIGPSGCDSMEFHESGLLRFKQDSDMGIIHPLYKSTVGGRRNEDLVIVGENQPIVFQQGETKLSVETDKTLITSDIGMEFVDPRTQNTLFSTDYNTHEFHLPSGVKTLNVQRASTERITSNATSDLNIKTDERVVVRGNEGVFIMGKTIEFHMGGDLELRADNSIILNGSVVLNTSRLPSYSYGEQFNNGNWERYKLCMCLDGTLFRVPVKSRNMGCQTSVNPCGNTY from the exons ATGGCGGCCACCGCTGCAGCCGCAGCCACCGCCTCGGAACAG CAAAGCTCTAATGGTCCCGTGAAGAAGTCCATGCGTGAGAAGGCTGTAGAGCGGAGGAATGTTAACAAGGAACATAACAGCAACTTCAAGGCTGGATATATCCCCATTGATGAAGATCGGCTGCACAAAACTGGCTTACGGGGCCGAAAAGGCAATTTGGCTATTTGTGTGATCATTCTCCTTTTTATATTGGCTGTTATCAATTTGATT ATCACGCTCATCATCTGGGCGGTGATTCGTATTGGGCCCAGTGGCTGTGACAGCATGGAGTTTCATGAGAGCGGCTTACTGCGATTTAAACAAGACTCTGACATGGGAATTATACATCCATTGTACAAGAGCACAGTGGGCGGCCGGCGAAATGAAGATTTGGTGATTGTTGGAGAGAACCAGCCA ATTGTGTTTCAGCAAGGGGAAACAAAACTCAGTGTTGAAACAGATAAAACTTTAATTACCAGTGATATTGGTATGGAATTTGTTGACCCACGGACGCAGAACACATTGTTCAGCACAGACTACAATACTCATGAATTTCATCTGCCAAGTGGAGTGAAGACTTTGAATGTCCAAAGAGCGTCTACAGAGAGG ATTACCAGTAATGCTACCAGTGATCTAAATATAAAGACTGATGAGCGTGTAGTTGTCCGTGGAAATGAAGGCGTTTTCATTATGGGCAAAACCATCGAGTTTCATATGGGAGGCGATCTGGAACTAAGGGCA GACAACAGCATTATCCTAAATGGAAGTGTGGTACTCAATACATCCCGACTGCCAAGTTATTCTTACGGAGAACAGTTTAACAACGGCAACTGGGAGCGCTACAAGCTTTGCATGTGTTTGGATGGGACTCTATTCCGTGTTCCAGTGAAGAGCCGCAACATGGGCTGTCAAACCTCAGTTAATCCGTGTGGTAATACGTATTAA